One Mycolicibacterium fallax genomic window, CGGTAGGCGAAACAGTTGGAGTAAATGTCATTGAACAGCTTCTTGACCGCGAGGTGCTCATCTGACCCGTCATCAAACTTGTGCTTGACCTGGTAGAGCGTCTGATCCTGATGGCTGTGCACGGCGCTCGTAAATGCGATCAGCGCCGACCGGATGCGCCGGATTCGCTTGTGCGGCTCCTCCATGTTCGAAAGTGAGAACGTCTGGTCTTGGATCTCGCGGAGCACGCTGCAAACCACGTCGACGAACGAGTCGCTCATGTCGGAGACGTAGCTGAATAGATCCTGGTCGAGCTGGCGCTTGAGCCGGTCGTAGGCCTCCGCGTATCGCTTGTGCTCGTCCTCGGTGAACTCGCATACCTGCGTGAAGATGATGTCCGCCTCAACTGCTGGGTCCTGGTATCCAAGGATCGCTCCGAACGGGTGGGCGATCGCGTACTCGTCGTCCGCCTCGGCTTCCGCGACGCGGTTGGCCGCAGCGTCCTGGGCTTGCTTGAACGTCGCTTTGACAGCCTCGACACGGCTGGCGATGACCTCGTCGGTCGGCGTCCCGGTGTCAAGCCATGTCTGCGCGTCATTCCGCACGCCCTCCAATGCCCCAACTAGGGATGCTTCTGCGGCTGCACGGCTGACCCGTTCATCCAGCGCCGCTGCCATCGTCACTTGTGCAAAGGTGCGCACCACCTCAAGCACTACGAGTGACGCTGCGGAGTCGGGCACGGGAGGCCGCTCGACCAGCGCGCTCTGCCATAGATCGCCTGCCGCTTCGCAGAAGTCGATGGCCTTTTCACCGGGCAGAGCCGGGAGGTCGACGATGTTGTGTTTTGTCAATAGGTTTCCGGCCGTTTGAGCGCTAATTTTCCGGCCATGTTGTTGGGATTTCCGGCCATGTGAGCGCTGCGGTTGGGCGATGGGCTGGGTCATGGTCGGATTGTGTTGCGGCACTGTGGATTTGTGGTCGGAGGGGGTGGGTCAGAAGGGTGGCTGGTGGGGGTTCGGTGTCGGTGGGGGCTGGTGGCGGGGCTCCAATCGTCGAAGTTGTCGGGCTAGGGCGCGGGGCGGCCGGTGCCGTCGTAGAAGTCGGATTCGCCGTCGCCGGTGAGCATCGCGGTGTTGAGGCGGTCTCGTTCGGTGGCGTCGGGGACGCCGAGGTGGGCGTAGGGGTGTTCGGTCATCGCTGTTGGTTTTCCTGGTCCGGTGGGTGGGGTCATTTCATGAGGGCGTGGCTGACGCGGTAGGAGTCGCCGCGGAAGCGTAGGAGCCGTCCGTGGTGCACGAGGCGGTCGATGATCGCCGCGGCCATGTTGTCGTCTCCGAACACCGTTCCCCACTTCGAGAATTCAAGGTTGGTGGTGATGATGAGGCTGCGTTTTTCGTAGGCCTCGGAGATGACCTGGAACAGCAGCCGCGCTCCTTCGGGGTCGATCGGTAGGTAGCCGAGTTCGTCGAGGACCAGCAGCGGGATTTTGGCGAGGGTGGCCAGCTCCCGGTCGAGGCGGCCGGTGTCTTTGGCGCGGCGCAGCGTCATCACCAGGCTGGAGGTGGTGAAGTAGCGGGCCGGGATGCCGCGCTGGCAGGCTTCGGCGGCCAAGGCGGTGGCCAGATGCGTTTTGCCGGTCCCGACATCGCCGAAGAGGATCAGGTCTTGGGCGTGGTCGAGGAATTCCAGGTCGGCGAGCTGCTGGCGTCCGTAGCCGTCGGGGAACCCGACGGCGGTCCAGTCGTAGCCGTCGAGGGATTTGGCTGCGGGCAGCCGGGCGGCGGTCAGCAGCCGGGCCCGCCGGGAACGGGCCCGGGAGTCGTTCTCCGCGGTCAGCATCCCGTGGAGATACTCACGCTGGCGCGGGTGGCCTTGGTCGCCCATTCCTGCAGCACCGCCACGGTCAGATACGCCTGCCGGCCCGCGGCGACGACATCGGCGACGCTGACCGCGCTCACGCCGACACCTGCCCGGCGTCAGCGGCGGCCATCGCGGTTTGGTCCAGTGCTGTGGCCTCGGCGATGGCGAGGGTGTCGTAGACGCTCAGGTCCACGGCCGAGGCCAGGGGTTCGGCGCCGGCGGCGATGCGCCGGGCCAGCATGCCGACCGCGGCTGGTTCCGCGGCGCCGGTGGCGATGACGGTCTCCGCGGCGATGATGGTGTTGCCGAAGCCCGCTGGGCCGGCCGCCGCGTGGATCGCGGCGAGCATGTCACGGCGCTCCCGGACGGCGGCGGCGTCGAGCCAGTCCCGCACCGGGTCGCTGACCAGGGCGCGGACCGGGGAGTTGCCCCAGGTGCCGGGCTTGGCCGCCAGCAGCGGCAACAGTGCCACCGGGTCGAACACCGTCTCGGTGGTGTTGGTGTAGGCCCGCGGCAATGAGATCACCGGGTGGCCGTGGGCATCGAGGAACTCGATGCGGTCAAAACACTCCGACGGTGACCGTCTGGGCGGCCATCGCCGGCCCGGCGCAGTAGGAACGGCCCTCGACGAGCAGACTGCCGGTCTTGTCGGTGCGCCGCGCCACATAGCGCACCGGGTCGAACCCGACACCGGGCAGCGCCAGCAGCGCGGCCCGGTCGGCGTCAAACAGTTCACTGATCGGGGTCTGCTTGCGGTAATGCCCCGTGGCGGCGAGCTCCTCGCAGCGGGCCAGCAGCATCGCGTTGAGCCCGGACAAGCTCTCGGCCCGGGTTCGGGGACCATCAGGTTGCGGCGCAAGAACCCCACCGCGTTCTCCACACTGCCCTTCTCATGCCCGGAATACGGGTTGCAGTACCGCGCCGCACACCGATAGTGCGCGCGGAACGCCAAACAGCGTCGATTCGACGACCTTCTCCCCGCGACGGCGCCCCGCCCCGGCGGCGTTGTCGAAAATCAGCTCCCGCGCCGCGCCGCCGATGTGCTCGAAGATCACCCGCAGGCCATGGCACACGCTCTCAGCAGTTTCCCCCGGATAGGCCTGGACATAGCGCATGTTGGAGTGCGGGAAGGTGACCACCAGCACGTGCAGCACCTGCATCACCCCGGCGATCACCGCTTGGGCCTGCCCGAAGTCGACCTGCCCGACCCCCGGCGGCCACACCAACTCGGAGAACCCTGCCGCGCGCGGCGCGCGGCCCGGTAGGCCTTCACATAGCGCTGCACCGCCGAATACGACCCCCCATACCCGTGTTCGGCGACCAGCCGGTCACAGACCCGCTGGGCAGTGTGGCGCTGCTTGCGGGCCGACCCTCATCCTCGGCCAGCCACTCATCGATCACCGACGTGAACCCGGTCAGCACCGAAGCACCCGGACGCCGATGAATCACCGGCGGCTTCGGTGAGAAATCCTGCACGGCAATGTATTTCGCGACCGAGTCGCGGGAGATCCCCAGATCCTTGGCGATCTGGCGGGCCGAAACACCGGCAGCGTCGAGCTTCCGGATCTGTTCTTGCATCGTCATAGCTATCGTCATCTGCTTTCCGGTTCTCCCCTTCCACGAGCCGCTGCACAACCGCAGCAGCACCGCGAGAGAACCTACGAAGGGACACACCACCGCAGCACCGACTGGCCGGATTCTTACCGCTGAAATGGCAGGAAACCAGCCGCGCAGCTGGCAGGAAAACCCCGCCGAAACGGACTACCTATAGACGATCACAGACACCCGGGCCGCGGTGTTGCTCGTCGCGCCCCGCGGCACCCGTGCCGTGCTCGATGCCGCCCGTCGGCTCGCGGGCGCCGGGGCGGCCGGCCCGGCCCGGCGGCCGGCGGTTGTCGTCGTTGCGGACCCGGCGGTGGCTGCCGGGGCGGCGGGTGGGCCCGGCCTGCTGGAGGTGGCTGCCGGCCGCTGCACCCTCGCCGAGGCGATGGTGCCCGACCCGGTGGGTGGATTCGATTGGCTGCCCCTTGGCGGTTCGGACGAGTCGGCCGCCCGCCCTCGGCCCCGGCGCGCTGCGCTGAGCGCGGTGCTCGAACGATTGGCGGCCACCCGGGACGTGCTCGTCGCGGCACCGGCGGTGCTCGAATCCGTCGAGGCGCTGGATCTGAGCGGCCCGGGCCGGGTATCGGTGTTGGTGGCCGAGGCGCCGGGAACCTCGAATCAAGAGGTGCGAGAGGCCGAGCGGCTGTTGAGGATGGCGGCCGGCGAGTATCTCGGCCGGATCGTCATGGCGACCAAGGGTTCGGCGATGAACGTGGCGGCACGCGGGCCGTGGTCACGACGGTGATTCGAGCATTCGGAGGACCATGGAACTTTTGAAGCGCGAGCGGATCGCACTGCGTCGGCGGTGGTGGGTTGTTGCGGCCTGCCTGCTGGTCGCGCTGGTCGGGGTGAGTGGGTACAACGCCACCGTCGACCAGAAATATCTGGCCTCGGTCGAACTCTTTCTGCGGGCACCCGATGTCAAGACCTCGGCCAGCGCCTATCAAGGCGATCTGTTCTCCCGGCAGCGGGTGCTGACCTACGCGAAGATGTTCCAGAGCGATG contains:
- the istB gene encoding IS21-like element helper ATPase IstB, giving the protein MLTAENDSRARSRRARLLTAARLPAAKSLDGYDWTAVGFPDGYGRQQLADLEFLDHAQDLILFGDVGTGKTHLATALAAEACQRGIPARYFTTSSLVMTLRRAKDTGRLDRELATLAKIPLLVLDELGYLPIDPEGARLLFQVISEAYEKRSLIITTNLEFSKWGTVFGDDNMAAAIIDRLVHHGRLLRFRGDSYRVSHALMK